In Citrus sinensis cultivar Valencia sweet orange chromosome 4, DVS_A1.0, whole genome shotgun sequence, one DNA window encodes the following:
- the LOC102620011 gene encoding probable inactive receptor-like protein kinase At3g56050 isoform X2: protein MDQNWKFTRLGVLFVVLISQSLCLCWSLNDEGLALLRLRERVVRDPYGALTSWRSCDTENNPCSWFGVECSDGKVVNLNLKDLCLEGTLAPEIQSLTHIKSIILRNNSFSGIIPEGFGELEELEVLDFGHNNFSGPLPNDLGINHSLTILLLDNNDFVGSLSPEIYKLQVLSESQVDEGQLSSAAKKEQSWYERSIKWNGVLDEDTVQRRLLQIHPFRNLKDRNFGNARTSSPLPSSDAIPPTAVASSNDTKGNATSSDRNDSVSPPKLSNPAPAPAPNQTPTPTPSLSIPRPSSSQSLQKSGGSSSKHIAILGGVIGGAILVVAIVGIYLCRSNKVSTVKPWATGLSGQLQKAFVTGVPKLKRSELEAACEDFSNVIGSSPIGTVYKGTLSNGVEIAVASVSVASAKDWPKNLEVQFRKKIDTLSKVNHKNFVNLIGFCEEEEPFTRMMVFEYAPNGTLFEHIHIKESEHLDWGMRLRIAMGMAYCLEHMHQLNPPIAHNYLNSSAVHLTEDYAAKLSDLSFWNEIAMAEMAATSKKLSSAPSASLESNVYNFGVLLFEMVTGRLPYLVDNGSLEDWAADYLSGVQPLQQFVDPTLSSFDEEQLEKLGELIKSCVRADPEKRPTMRDIAAILREITGITPDGAIPKLSPLWWAEIEILSTEAI, encoded by the exons ATGGACCAGAACTGGAAGTTCACCAGATTAGGAGTTCTGTTCGTAGTTCTAATTTCTCAAAGTTTGTGCTTGTGTTGGTCTTTAAACGACGAAG GTTTGGCTCTGTTGAgattgagagagagagtggtGCGTGATCCATATGGTGCTTTAACGAGTTGGAGAAGTTGTGATACAGAGAATAATCCGTGTTCTTGGTTCGGCGTTGAGTGCTCTGATGGCAAAGTTGTAAATTT GAACTTGAAGGATCTATGCCTTGAAGGAACTCTGGCTCCGGAGATCCAAAGCCTAACTCACATAAAGTCTAT TATTTTACGCAACAACTCTTTTAGTGGAATCATTCCTGAAGGATTTGGAGAGTTGGAGGAGTTAGAGGTGTTGGATTTCGGACACAATAACTTTAGTGGACCTCTCCCAAATGACCTGGGCATTAATCATTCACTGACAATTCT TTTATTGGACAACAATGACTTTGTTGGAAGCCTATCTCCCGAGATATATAAACTTCAGGTGCTTTCTGAATCCCAAGTGGATGAAGGCCAGCTATCTAGTGCTGCTAAAAAGGAACAGTCTTGGTACGAAAGATCGATTAAATG GAATGGTGTCCTTGATGAAGATACTGTTCAAAGGAGACTGCTGCAAATTCATCCTTTCAGAAATCTCAAAGACCGTAATTTTGGAAATGCGCGTACCTCTTCTCCACTTCCTTCATCAGATGCTATTCCACCTACTGCTGTTGCTTCCTCAAACGACACAAAGGGAAATGCAACAAGCTCTGATCGTAATGATTCCGTTTCACCTCCAAAACTTTCCAatccagctccagctccagctccaaATCAAACTCCAACTCCTACTCCTTCCCTTTCAATTCCAAGGCCTTCCTCATCACAAAGCCTCCAAAAATCAGGTGGGAGTTCTTCAAAACATATTGCTATTCTGGGCGGAGTCATAGGGGGCGCCATACTTGTGGTAGCAATTGTGGGCATATATCTCTGCAGAAGCAATAAGGTATCTACTGTCAAACCTTGGGCCACAGGATTGAGCGGACAGCTTCAGAAAGCATTTGTAACTG GTGTTCCAAAGCTTAAGAGATCCGAGCTTGAAGCAGCTTGTGAAGATTTCAGTAATGTAATTGGTTCTTCACCGATTGGTACGGTGTACAAAGGGACATTGTCTAATGGAGTTGAAATAGCTGTGGCCTCTGTCTCAGTGGCATCTGCCAAGGATTGGCCTAAGAACTTAGAAGTGCAGTTTAGGAAGAAG ATTGACACGTTATCAAAAGTGAACCACAAAAATTTTGTCAATCTTATTGGATTTTGTGAAGAAGAGGAGCCTTTCACCAGAATGATGGTGTTTGAATATGCTCCTAATGGAACACTCTTTGAGCATATACACA TTAAAGAATCAGAGCATTTGGACTGGGGAATGAGGTTGCGGATTGCAATGGGTATGGCTTACTGCCTAGAGCATATGCATCAGCTGAACCCACCCATAGCCCACAATTACTTGAACTCTTCAGCTGTCCATCTGACTGAGGACTATGCAGCCAAATTATCAGACTTAAGCTTCTGGAATGAGATAGCCATGGCTGAAATGGCAGCAACTAGCAAAAAACTTTCAAGTGCACCCTCAGCAAGCCTTGAAAGCAACGTGTACAACTTTggagtattattatttgaaatggTAACGGGTAGGCTCCCTTATTTGGTGGACAACGGCTCTCTAGAAGACTGGGCAGCTGATTATTTGAGTGGAGTGCAACCCCTTCAACAATTTGTTGATCCAACTTTAAGCTCTTTTGATGAGGAGCAGCTAGAGAAACTTGGTGAACTGATAAAATCTTGTGTCCGCGCCGACCCAGAAAAAAGACCGACAATGAGAGACATTGCCGCAATATTGAGAGAGATAACCGGAATAACACCAGATGGAgcaatcccaaaactttcccCTCTTTGGTGGGCAGAGATTGAGATTTTATCTACAGAGGCAATCTAG
- the LOC102620011 gene encoding probable inactive receptor-like protein kinase At3g56050 isoform X1, producing MDQNWKFTRLGVLFVVLISQSLCLCWSLNDEGLALLRLRERVVRDPYGALTSWRSCDTENNPCSWFGVECSDGKVVNLNLKDLCLEGTLAPEIQSLTHIKSIILRNNSFSGIIPEGFGELEELEVLDFGHNNFSGPLPNDLGINHSLTILLLDNNDFVGSLSPEIYKLQVLSESQVDEGQLSSAAKKEQSWYERSIKWNGVLDEDTVQRRLLQIHPFRNLKDRNFGNARTSSPLPSSDAIPPTAVASSNDTKGNATSSDRNDSVSPPKLSNPAPAPAPNQTPTPTPSLSIPRPSSSQSLQKSGGSSSKHIAILGGVIGGAILVVAIVGIYLCRSNKVTIISKVIYGANQSIENSQPVAEKRRYSGGVPKLKRSELEAACEDFSNVIGSSPIGTVYKGTLSNGVEIAVASVSVASAKDWPKNLEVQFRKKIDTLSKVNHKNFVNLIGFCEEEEPFTRMMVFEYAPNGTLFEHIHIKESEHLDWGMRLRIAMGMAYCLEHMHQLNPPIAHNYLNSSAVHLTEDYAAKLSDLSFWNEIAMAEMAATSKKLSSAPSASLESNVYNFGVLLFEMVTGRLPYLVDNGSLEDWAADYLSGVQPLQQFVDPTLSSFDEEQLEKLGELIKSCVRADPEKRPTMRDIAAILREITGITPDGAIPKLSPLWWAEIEILSTEAI from the exons ATGGACCAGAACTGGAAGTTCACCAGATTAGGAGTTCTGTTCGTAGTTCTAATTTCTCAAAGTTTGTGCTTGTGTTGGTCTTTAAACGACGAAG GTTTGGCTCTGTTGAgattgagagagagagtggtGCGTGATCCATATGGTGCTTTAACGAGTTGGAGAAGTTGTGATACAGAGAATAATCCGTGTTCTTGGTTCGGCGTTGAGTGCTCTGATGGCAAAGTTGTAAATTT GAACTTGAAGGATCTATGCCTTGAAGGAACTCTGGCTCCGGAGATCCAAAGCCTAACTCACATAAAGTCTAT TATTTTACGCAACAACTCTTTTAGTGGAATCATTCCTGAAGGATTTGGAGAGTTGGAGGAGTTAGAGGTGTTGGATTTCGGACACAATAACTTTAGTGGACCTCTCCCAAATGACCTGGGCATTAATCATTCACTGACAATTCT TTTATTGGACAACAATGACTTTGTTGGAAGCCTATCTCCCGAGATATATAAACTTCAGGTGCTTTCTGAATCCCAAGTGGATGAAGGCCAGCTATCTAGTGCTGCTAAAAAGGAACAGTCTTGGTACGAAAGATCGATTAAATG GAATGGTGTCCTTGATGAAGATACTGTTCAAAGGAGACTGCTGCAAATTCATCCTTTCAGAAATCTCAAAGACCGTAATTTTGGAAATGCGCGTACCTCTTCTCCACTTCCTTCATCAGATGCTATTCCACCTACTGCTGTTGCTTCCTCAAACGACACAAAGGGAAATGCAACAAGCTCTGATCGTAATGATTCCGTTTCACCTCCAAAACTTTCCAatccagctccagctccagctccaaATCAAACTCCAACTCCTACTCCTTCCCTTTCAATTCCAAGGCCTTCCTCATCACAAAGCCTCCAAAAATCAGGTGGGAGTTCTTCAAAACATATTGCTATTCTGGGCGGAGTCATAGGGGGCGCCATACTTGTGGTAGCAATTGTGGGCATATATCTCTGCAGAAGCAATAAG GTGACAATCATTTCTAAGGTTATCTATGGTGCCAATCAATCAATTGAAAACAGTCAACCAGTGGCTGAAAAGAGAAGATATTCAGGAG GTGTTCCAAAGCTTAAGAGATCCGAGCTTGAAGCAGCTTGTGAAGATTTCAGTAATGTAATTGGTTCTTCACCGATTGGTACGGTGTACAAAGGGACATTGTCTAATGGAGTTGAAATAGCTGTGGCCTCTGTCTCAGTGGCATCTGCCAAGGATTGGCCTAAGAACTTAGAAGTGCAGTTTAGGAAGAAG ATTGACACGTTATCAAAAGTGAACCACAAAAATTTTGTCAATCTTATTGGATTTTGTGAAGAAGAGGAGCCTTTCACCAGAATGATGGTGTTTGAATATGCTCCTAATGGAACACTCTTTGAGCATATACACA TTAAAGAATCAGAGCATTTGGACTGGGGAATGAGGTTGCGGATTGCAATGGGTATGGCTTACTGCCTAGAGCATATGCATCAGCTGAACCCACCCATAGCCCACAATTACTTGAACTCTTCAGCTGTCCATCTGACTGAGGACTATGCAGCCAAATTATCAGACTTAAGCTTCTGGAATGAGATAGCCATGGCTGAAATGGCAGCAACTAGCAAAAAACTTTCAAGTGCACCCTCAGCAAGCCTTGAAAGCAACGTGTACAACTTTggagtattattatttgaaatggTAACGGGTAGGCTCCCTTATTTGGTGGACAACGGCTCTCTAGAAGACTGGGCAGCTGATTATTTGAGTGGAGTGCAACCCCTTCAACAATTTGTTGATCCAACTTTAAGCTCTTTTGATGAGGAGCAGCTAGAGAAACTTGGTGAACTGATAAAATCTTGTGTCCGCGCCGACCCAGAAAAAAGACCGACAATGAGAGACATTGCCGCAATATTGAGAGAGATAACCGGAATAACACCAGATGGAgcaatcccaaaactttcccCTCTTTGGTGGGCAGAGATTGAGATTTTATCTACAGAGGCAATCTAG